The following proteins come from a genomic window of Nostoc sp. ATCC 53789:
- a CDS encoding nitrate reductase, with amino-acid sequence MSEFTKTLCPYCGVGCGLEVSPPAQLGKATNRDSQGNPTWRVRGDKAHPSSQGMVCVKGATIAESLDKNRLHYPMVRDSLDQEFRRVSWDEAFSLIAQRIQTVRFTQGPEALCMYGSGQFQTEDYYIAQKLMKGCLGTNNFDANSRLCMSSAVAGYIQSFGADGPPCCYEDLELTDCAFLIGTNTAECHPIVFNRLEKYHKKNRKVKMIVVDPRRTPTAEAADLHLAIRPGTDIDLLNGIAHLLMRWNYIDTMFMDDCTSNFPAYAEVIRHYPPEVVARQCGISIEDLETAARYWGESRRVLSLWSMGVNQSSEGTAKVRTIINLHLMTGQIGKPGAGPFSLTGQPNAMGGREAGGLAHLLPGYRVVKNPQHRAEVEEFWGLKPGQISPNPGLTAWDMITGLENDAVGLLWIAATNPAVSMPDLERTKKALLRSPFTIYQDAYYPTETSAYAHVLLPAAQWGEKTGVMTNSERVVTLCQAFRQPPREAKADWEIFAEVGRRLGFEKEFAFANSAEVYAEFVQLTQNRPCDMTGISHEQLTQGPTQWPYPAKKEESVFIDTETGLLSFQPEEETFSDKEAEKKRKYHTLRMGKRLYTDLRFHTPDGRAQFGAYYSKGLAEPPDPDYPFVLTNGRLYGHWHTQTRTGRIEKICKMHPEPFIEIHPRDAAKLGIVDNQSVQVRSRRGKAQFPAKVTKAIAPGTVFVPMHWGSLWADNAEANALTHPESCPDSLQPELKACAVQLIPISVEVAVKDYQFQSLQW; translated from the coding sequence ATGAGTGAATTTACCAAAACTCTTTGTCCTTACTGTGGTGTTGGCTGTGGACTAGAAGTTTCACCTCCAGCCCAACTTGGCAAAGCAACTAATCGAGATAGTCAAGGAAACCCGACTTGGCGAGTACGAGGTGATAAAGCCCATCCATCTAGCCAAGGAATGGTTTGTGTCAAAGGCGCAACGATCGCAGAATCTTTAGATAAAAATAGATTACATTACCCAATGGTGCGAGACTCTTTAGATCAAGAGTTTCGGCGCGTTAGTTGGGATGAAGCTTTTAGTCTGATCGCGCAGCGTATTCAAACAGTCCGCTTCACCCAAGGGCCAGAAGCATTATGTATGTACGGTTCTGGTCAGTTTCAAACCGAGGACTACTACATAGCCCAGAAGCTCATGAAAGGCTGTCTGGGTACTAATAATTTTGATGCCAACTCCCGTTTATGTATGTCTAGTGCTGTGGCTGGCTACATTCAAAGCTTTGGCGCAGATGGTCCGCCCTGTTGTTACGAAGACCTAGAGTTAACTGACTGTGCATTTTTAATTGGCACTAATACAGCCGAATGTCATCCCATTGTTTTTAACCGACTGGAGAAATATCACAAAAAGAACCGCAAAGTCAAAATGATCGTGGTTGATCCCCGACGCACGCCAACCGCAGAAGCCGCCGACTTACATTTAGCCATTCGTCCCGGTACAGATATCGATTTGTTAAACGGCATCGCCCACTTATTGATGCGCTGGAACTACATCGATACCATGTTCATGGACGACTGCACCAGCAACTTTCCCGCTTATGCTGAGGTGATTCGCCACTATCCGCCAGAAGTCGTGGCCCGTCAATGTGGAATCAGTATTGAAGATTTAGAAACAGCAGCACGCTATTGGGGTGAATCTCGGCGGGTACTGTCTTTGTGGTCAATGGGTGTGAATCAATCGTCAGAAGGGACGGCCAAGGTAAGAACTATCATCAACCTGCACCTGATGACTGGACAAATCGGCAAACCTGGGGCTGGCCCTTTTTCCCTCACCGGACAACCGAACGCAATGGGAGGAAGGGAAGCCGGAGGTTTGGCGCATTTATTACCAGGTTATCGGGTAGTGAAAAATCCCCAGCATCGGGCAGAAGTTGAGGAGTTTTGGGGACTCAAGCCAGGGCAGATTTCACCCAATCCCGGTTTGACTGCTTGGGATATGATTACTGGCTTGGAAAATGATGCTGTCGGGTTATTGTGGATTGCAGCTACTAATCCAGCTGTAAGTATGCCAGATTTGGAGCGAACTAAGAAGGCGTTGTTGCGATCGCCTTTTACCATTTACCAAGATGCTTATTATCCAACAGAAACCTCTGCCTATGCTCACGTTCTGTTACCAGCAGCCCAGTGGGGTGAAAAAACTGGTGTGATGACAAACTCCGAACGGGTGGTAACTTTGTGTCAAGCATTCCGCCAACCGCCAAGAGAAGCTAAGGCAGATTGGGAAATTTTCGCCGAAGTTGGACGGAGATTAGGTTTTGAAAAAGAGTTCGCCTTTGCTAACTCGGCTGAAGTTTATGCTGAATTCGTCCAATTAACTCAAAATCGCCCCTGCGATATGACGGGTATCAGTCATGAGCAATTGACACAAGGCCCGACTCAATGGCCTTACCCAGCCAAGAAAGAAGAGTCAGTATTTATCGATACTGAAACAGGACTCTTAAGTTTTCAGCCAGAAGAAGAAACTTTCTCTGACAAAGAAGCTGAGAAGAAGCGTAAGTACCATACGCTCAGAATGGGAAAACGGCTCTACACTGATTTACGCTTTCATACCCCTGATGGACGCGCTCAATTTGGGGCATATTACTCAAAGGGATTGGCAGAACCACCAGACCCAGATTATCCTTTTGTGCTAACTAATGGGCGACTTTACGGACATTGGCACACCCAGACACGCACCGGTCGCATTGAAAAAATTTGCAAAATGCACCCCGAACCGTTTATTGAAATTCATCCCCGTGATGCGGCGAAGTTAGGTATTGTAGATAACCAATCTGTGCAAGTGCGATCGCGTCGTGGTAAAGCTCAATTTCCTGCTAAAGTGACAAAAGCGATCGCGCCTGGTACAGTTTTTGTCCCTATGCACTGGGGTTCACTGTGGGCTGATAATGCCGAAGCTAACGCCCTCACTCATCCAGAATCTTGCCCCGATTCGCTGCAACCAGAATTAAAAGCCTGTGCTGTGCAGCTGATTCCAATTTCTGTAGAAGTTGCAGTCAAAGATTATCAATTCCAGTCATTACAATGGTAA
- a CDS encoding NarK family nitrate/nitrite MFS transporter, with protein MLKNLFSFSDRYRILHQTWFAFFLTFVCWFNFAPFATTIGKELHLAPEQIKTLGICNLALTIPARLIIGMLLDRFGPRITYSILLMFAVVPCLATALAQDFNQLVISRLLMGIVGSGFVVGIRMVAEWFQPKEMGIAQGIYGGWGNFGAFGAEFALPILAISTSFFSGGASNWRFAIALTGIIAAIYGVIYYNTVQDTPRGKVYNKPKKNGSLEVTSIKSFWALIFSNFGLIFALGLLAWRLEQKKIHFLTLSQMYLTWLVLAGLFAYQSYKAWQVNRELLTGKKTYPASERFQFGQVALLEFTYITNFGSELAAVSMLPAFFEKTFGLEHVVAGMIAATYPFLNLVSRPSGGLISDKFNSRKWTMTIISVGIGVSYLMAHFINSSWPIPVAIAVTMFAAYFAQAGCGATYSIVPMIKKEATGQIAGNVGAYGNFGGVVYLTIFSLTDAPTLFTTMGIAALICAFMCAFFLKEPKGSFAAAYEGELPETATHNPTFLAEK; from the coding sequence ATGCTTAAAAACTTATTTTCATTTAGCGATCGCTACCGCATCTTACATCAGACTTGGTTTGCTTTCTTTCTCACCTTTGTTTGTTGGTTTAACTTTGCCCCCTTCGCTACAACCATTGGCAAAGAACTACATCTAGCACCAGAGCAAATAAAAACTTTGGGTATCTGTAACCTTGCCCTTACAATCCCTGCACGGCTAATTATTGGGATGCTTCTGGATCGTTTTGGCCCTAGAATCACCTACTCAATCTTGTTGATGTTTGCGGTTGTTCCTTGTTTAGCAACAGCGCTAGCGCAAGATTTTAATCAACTAGTCATCAGTCGTTTGCTGATGGGAATTGTCGGATCTGGATTTGTTGTCGGTATCCGCATGGTGGCAGAATGGTTCCAGCCGAAGGAAATGGGAATTGCTCAAGGCATTTATGGCGGTTGGGGCAACTTCGGGGCTTTTGGCGCAGAGTTTGCCTTACCGATACTTGCAATTTCTACTAGCTTTTTCTCTGGTGGCGCTTCTAACTGGCGATTTGCGATCGCACTCACAGGTATCATTGCAGCTATCTATGGCGTAATTTATTACAACACTGTCCAAGATACGCCTAGAGGCAAAGTCTACAATAAACCTAAAAAGAATGGTTCTCTGGAAGTGACGAGTATTAAAAGCTTCTGGGCGCTGATTTTCTCGAACTTTGGTTTGATTTTCGCCTTGGGTTTATTAGCTTGGCGCTTAGAACAAAAGAAAATTCACTTTTTAACTTTGAGTCAAATGTATTTGACTTGGTTGGTATTAGCAGGATTGTTTGCTTACCAAAGTTATAAAGCTTGGCAGGTAAACCGAGAACTTCTCACTGGCAAGAAAACTTACCCTGCATCTGAACGCTTTCAATTTGGTCAAGTAGCTTTACTCGAATTCACTTACATAACTAACTTTGGCAGCGAACTGGCAGCCGTTTCTATGCTCCCAGCATTTTTTGAGAAAACCTTTGGTTTAGAGCATGTTGTCGCTGGGATGATTGCTGCTACCTATCCCTTCTTAAACTTAGTTTCTCGTCCTAGTGGTGGCTTAATTTCTGATAAATTTAACTCACGTAAATGGACAATGACAATTATCAGCGTTGGTATCGGTGTTAGTTATTTGATGGCACATTTTATTAATAGTAGCTGGCCGATTCCGGTAGCGATCGCAGTTACAATGTTTGCCGCTTACTTTGCCCAAGCTGGTTGCGGTGCTACCTACAGCATCGTACCGATGATTAAGAAAGAAGCCACTGGACAAATTGCTGGAAATGTGGGGGCTTACGGTAATTTTGGCGGCGTAGTTTACCTGACAATTTTTAGCTTAACCGACGCTCCCACACTATTTACCACAATGGGTATAGCTGCACTAATCTGTGCTTTTATGTGTGCCTTCTTCCTCAAAGAACCAAAAGGTTCCTTTGCCGCCGCTTATGAAGGTGAATTACCAGAAACCGCCACTCATAACCCTACCTTTTTAGCGGAAAAATAG